The sequence below is a genomic window from Haloferax mediterranei ATCC 33500.
CTCGTTCGTGTTCGTCTCGTCGCGGAAGGGGACCCAGAGCCGGTCCTCGTCGGGAGTCGAGCGGTAGGCGTCGAGAGCGTACGTCTCCCCGTCGAGTTCGAACGCGAAGCGGCCCCAGACGAGGTATTCGCGCTCGCCATCGGTCGACGTCCCGATGGTGATGGTTTCGGGGTCGTCGTACTCCTGTAGTTCGAGTTCGTATCGGAGGTTCGAGTCGGGGTCGAAGTAATCGAGACCGTCGAAGTGTTCGCGCTGGTCTGCCGGAATCGGCGAGTGGGTATCCGTGGCGAGAAAGCGGTCCTTCTGCTCGCGGTGTTTCCGGAGTTCTGAGAGCCAAGAAGCGTCGTGGGTCATCGCGAATCGAGATTTGTCGCCAGATGAGGTTAAGATTGGTTCCGACTGCGCAGGGGACGCACGACCGCAACAGGAGGGAATGCGCGGAAAATGCCCGCAGCAGGAAGGGGGAAGAGGAAGGGGGAGAGGAAGGGGGAAGAGGAAGGGGAAGAGGAAGGGGGAGAGGAAGGGGGAAGAGGAAGGGGAAGAGGAAGG
It includes:
- a CDS encoding DUF1684 domain-containing protein, with product MTHDASWLSELRKHREQKDRFLATDTHSPIPADQREHFDGLDYFDPDSNLRYELELQEYDDPETITIGTSTDGEREYLVWGRFAFELDGETYALDAYRSTPDEDRLWVPFRDETNTNETYGAGRYLDLEASDRTDDGRWVLDFNYAYNPFCAYSPRYECPLVPMENWLQVRIEAGEMNYEGPGGSEGGHSAQGHGHAD